The following proteins come from a genomic window of Megalobrama amblycephala isolate DHTTF-2021 linkage group LG1, ASM1881202v1, whole genome shotgun sequence:
- the kat7a gene encoding histone acetyltransferase KAT7a isoform X1 — MPRRKRNAGSSSEGTEDSDFSAEHTDSSESDTHTVRNTRLTRSSLRLSRNSQDSSPVGNPSAPVSEEVVNYSTRRVTRSQQQGVTVSPKKYPLRQSRSSGSDTEQHGEISERDIKQSADHDESPPRTPTGNAPSSESDIDMSSPNVSHDESLAKELSLKESGLAHRPKRRRFHESYNFNMKCPTPGCNSLGNWIPGHLTGKHERHFSISGCPLYHNLSADECKVKASSRDKHVDERTLSQRQDENRHSARQQAQTERQLRYKEKVTEMRRKRNSVSQKDKYTEHRPSHGSSHEPLLENITSDYDLELFRKAQARASDDLEKLRLEGQVTEGGNMIKAIVFGRYELDTWYHSPYPEEYARLGRLYMCEFCLKYMKSQTILRRHMAKCVWKHPPGDEIYRKGAISVFEVDGKKNKIYCQNLCLLAKLFLDHKTLYYDVEPFLFYVMTEADNTGCHLVGYFSKEKNSFLNYNVSCILTMPQYMRQGYGKMLIDFSYLLSKVEEKVGSPERPLSDLGLISYRSYWKEVLLRYLHNFQGKEISIKEISQETAVNPVDIVSTLQSLQMLKYWKGKHLILKRQDLIDDWKTKEAKRGSSKTIDPTALKWSPPKGT; from the exons ATGCCGCGGCGGAAG AGAAATGCGGGCAGTAGCTCTGAAGGTACAGAGGATTCAGATTTCTCTGCTGAGCACACAGACAGCTCAGAGAGTGACACCCACACGGTTAGAAACACCCGCCTCACTCGATCCTCTCTGAGACTCAGCCGTAACTCACAAG ATTCCAGTCCTGTGGGGAACCCTTCTGCCCCGGTTTCAGAGGAGGTGGTGAACTATTCCACCCGTCGTGTGACTCGTAGTCAACAGCAGGGGGTGACAGTCTCGCCCAAGAAATACCCCTTGCGGCAGAGTCGCTCTTCTGGCTCAGACACGGAGCAGCATGGGGAAATCTCAGAGAGGG ACATTAAACAAAGCGCAGACCATGATGAGTCCCCACCCAGGACGCCCACAGGCAACGCTCCTTCCTCTGAGTCTGACATTGACATGTCCAGCCCAAATGTGTCTCATGATGAGAGCCTGGCAAAGGAACTGTCACTGAAAGAATCCGGCCTTGCTCACCGGCCCAAAAGACGGCgctttcatgagagctacaacTTTAACATGAAGTGCCCCACACCTGGTTGTAATTCACTTGGTAATTGGATTCCAG GACATTTGACAGGGAAACATGAAAGGCACTTCTCAATATCTGGATGTCCACTGTACCATAACCTTTCAGCAGATGAGTGTAAG GTGAAGGCAAGCTCTCGAGACAAACATGTGGATGAGAGGACGCTATCACAGCGGCAGGATGAGAACCGCCATTCCGCTCGGCAACAG GCCcagacagagagacagctgCGGTATAAGGAAAAGGTGACAGAGAtgaggaggaagagaaactCTGTTTCGCAAAAAGACAAGTACACG GAGCACAGACCGTCCCATGGCAGCAGTCATGAGCCTCTGCTGGAGAACATCACAAGTGACTATGACCTGGAGCTGTTTAGAAAAGCCCAGGCACGTGCTTCGGATGATCTT GAAAAACTCCGGCTCGAGGGACAGGTCACAGAGGGCGGCAACATGATAAAGGCCATTGTGTTTGGCCGCTACGAGTTGGACACCTGGTACCACTCGCCGTACCCCGAAGAGTACGCCCGCCTCGGCCGACTCTACATGTGCGAGTTCTGCCTAAAGTACATGAAGAGTCAGACTATTCTACGACGTCACATG GCCAAATGTGTGTGGAAACATCCACCGGGTGATGAGATTTACAGAAAAGGGGCTATATCTGTTTTTGAAGTGGACGGAAAGAAGAACAAG ATTTATTGCCAAAACCTGTGCCTGCTTGCCAAACTCttcctggaccacaaaacactGTACTACGATGTGGAGCCGTTCCTCTTCTATGTGATGACTGAAGCTGACAATACCGGCTGCCATCTTGTAGGATACTTCTCCAAG GAAAAGAATTCATTCCTGAACTACAATGTCTCCTGCATCCTGACCATGCCACAATATATGAGGCAGGGTTATGGCAAAATGCTGATTGATTTCA GTTATCTGCTGTCCAAAGTAGAGGAGAAGGTTGGCTCTCCTGAGCGGCCTCTGTCTGATCTTGGCCTCATCAGTTACAGGAGCTACTGGAAAGAAGTGCTCCTGCGCTACCTGCATAACTTCCAGGGCAAAGAAATATCCATTAAAG AAATCAGTCAAGAAACGGCTGTCAATCCTGTAGACATTGTCAGCACTTTACAGTCACTCCAGATGCTGAAGTATTGGAAAGGGAAGC